Part of the Denticeps clupeoides chromosome 3, fDenClu1.1, whole genome shotgun sequence genome, TTCTCCTTCTTGGCCTTAAGGGAACAAAAGGGCTTCCCTGACCTGAACAGGAAGAAAAGGCCTTTGCTGGGATGCCTGGGGTCCTTTGGTGTAGATAGATTTGCATGTCTGGAAGTTCAGGGTTTGGGGGTTATGGGATTGATGAAACGCAGTTTCACAGAACAGAACACCAAAACTCTCCACAACAATCCAATAATCTCCTTCTCTCCATGAGCACTAGGCAGCCATCTTTGTGATGGCTGTGAACATCACACGATGGCATGGGCGGAGTCTCCAATCACAAGGCCTGTCCCTTTAATTACctaaaaaagaaacagacacacagcagaGAACATACAAGACAAACCACTCCTCCCTTAGGACTAGGAACGTAACAATCTTTCTTGCTATGGATGTGGAAAATGTCCTCGATCATTAGAAATAAGAATTCTCACatcataaaattataataagctATCCTTATTGTTTCAGTTGTGGACACATTGTGCTGCCGGCCTCAGTTGAGAGAATTATCTTTTATACCCATTTCCTATTTCAAACACACTTATTTCTACATTCCATGATGTTTTCCAAGCTGTAGATGGTGTCtgctgttttcttctttctctaaCAATCTGGTGACCTGTCACAACGACATATTGATTATCTTACACATACCTGCACGACTAATGTGTTCAAATAGTATCTGCATCTGTGAGTTTAAAATATTCCATACTGGTTCATTATTTGCAAAAAAGGTAGAGTTATGGTGGGCACGGTTGATTCCTAATATCTCTGTGCCTTCTCTCTTTTCACAGAGCTCACAGGAACGACATGGAGAACATCTACCCGTTTCTCTTCCTAGGGGCTGCCTACTGTCTGATTGAGCCTTCACTGACAGTGGCCAGATGGCACTTCCTAGTCTTCTTCCTGGGCCGCGTGATGCACACAGTAGCATACTTGTTTGCGCTGAAGGCGCCAACGCGCTCGCTGTCTTACATCATTGCCCAGATTCCCTGTTTTTCAATGTTGGTTCAGATTATTGTTGCAGTTGCCTCATATGCATGATGTTGTCCTTTCCCTTCATCGTGGCTTGAGCTGATGAGGTGATGAGTACTGCTGGACCGGCTGATGGAGCTAAGCAATAATCTTGATCAAATAGTTACAGTATTTTATTATGTGTGACAGCAAACTGTCTTTTGGGTCGATCATTTCAGCAAAAATGAAGGTTATTTCACGTCATTGGACATTTCTATTTTCTGGAGCTTAAAGTTACAAAACTGTAAATTTTTCTCGAGTGATCTGCCCTTTTGGGGTACAGTGTAGAGAGAATTCCCTGGGTTCGGTCATCAGCTGTTCACAAAATGCTACCATGCACCCCCAactggattttttatttttattttttcatgatgatgttgtatcaatacagggacattaaatattgatatttttgtatacaatttTAGTCCAatattcagttctgagttatggctgaattattcatgtaatgtgatccacccagatcgtacacagcatcttgtatatccgctctgtttttacatttttagtcaattgtagaatattgcaatttGTACAGTGTCACAAAATACTCtgatataatcgtattgtgacacgtatcatgagatccttgtTAATACACATCCCTAGTCGATCACATACTTCACAATGCTTGATGGGACTGTTTGTCGATTACGATTTCAATTCCACTCTGCATCCTTTTCCCTTCTCCCTGTTTGAACAATCATATGAGACCTGTTCTGTTCAGAGTTAGTGGAGCATTATTACTGCAACACTACCCTCTGTCTTGGAGCGGCGTAAATTATGGGATTTAATCACTGGAATTTAGAACTCTGAAGTGAATGAGGCGCTCTGAGGCTCAAAGGCAAAGATTAAGGAAAAGGTTTTCATGCACTGGTGCcttatgattatttttatagTCTTTATATCATTTCAGTAGCAGGAGATGGTGGATCTCAAGTCTGGCCATTTTACCAGTCTGAACTTCAAGTGTAAGACCATGAAATACAACCTATTATAATAAAGACAGTATTTTATTAaggtaaaatatttattcagtttATGTATTGTTTGCACAAATGTATCCAACAGAGcttaaattattttgtaaagtTTGATCATCCtgttatattttgttgtgttggATGTGAGGATTAGtactgttgatttttttttaataaaaggcaTGTGTTGCAATACATGAGAGCAACCTGGTTTCTGTCACTGTTCACTTTTAGGGGAATGATCcacattatttgcatttacacaTCCTTGAGGAATTTTGCATGGATTTCTCTGTTTACATTAGATTGGACGCTCAGTGTgtgcagaaaacagaaaaatccTTCTGAGGTTGAGAACCCTGCCCTTCGCCTAGCTGGAGCTAAAACGTCTGCGTCTGCTGTTTGGCCCAAATCATTATGGCAGTGAGCACATATCAGCATTCCAACATTCCCCTGTCAGTTGTGTGAGGCCAGGGAGAACTGGGGAGAACAGAGGCCTATGGGTGTTTTCTTAGCAAGTTTTAGAGAAGTTGGGAGATGAATCAGATCAGATTTAGGGCAAATGCTCACACACAATCAATTAAATTTCCCTGAACATGTTTGGGCCTGGACCTTCTAGGCTTctaggtgtgtctgtgtgtgtttgtgtgtgcacatgcatgcatgtgctCTATGGATTGTCTATGGAAGCTAAGCTTTCCTTTTATGCCTGCATGTGTAGATTCACTTGTCTCTGCGTGTGTGCACAAGATTCAAAGCCAATGAGAGAGTAAACGACGGCTGGAAACAGAGGGAGGGTCACAAAGACACAGCAGCAAAAATGTGCTGTAATTAGAGGTTAGCTGATGTAGACATAGCTGGGATCATTGGGCACCAGGTAGCAGAAACAGCTTATGTAATTAAACTAATGAATCTTTCATTGGAGCCCAGGCACACAATCCAAACCAAACAAGGGCACAGAGACCAAATCAGTCGGAGCGTAGAGCCCTGGCATGCAGCCCTGTAGCCTGGACCAGGCACCGTGTCAAATCAGCAGGCTGCAAGAGGTTTTAGTGAAGGTCAACATTTTGTCACGATGGAAAGGAAAGGCAGAGAAAAAGTGGACACAATCACACAACTAACAAAAGggcatttattaacaaaaacaagGCATTATGGGCAGACACACAAAGACCATCAAAAAACAGATTACAGGAAAAATGACCAATGACCAGACAAGGAAATGACACAGTGAGCTTATTTAAATACACATACTATCAGGAAATCAGGCAGACAACATAAATAATGTGACATGCTGGATTTGACACGCAATTCAGATGGCCTGCATAAGAAGAATGTGAAAGCCAAAGTTGTTGGCTCCTACTGCACCTacttctggggcagtggtggcctagcagttaaggaagtggccccgtaatcagaaggttgctggttcgaatccctgtccaccaaggtaccactgaggtgccactgagcaaagcaccgtccccacacactgctccccgggcacctgtcatggctgcccactgctcactcagggtgatgggttaaatgcagaggacaaatttcactgtgtgcaccgtgtgctgtgctgctgtgtatcacatgtgacaatcacttcactttaacttttctAATATGAATAATTATGAAAACACCACTACATGCTCAACTGTGAAAGACGTTTTATGACACTTTAGTGGCATCTGCAATCTTTGGTATCTCTGTCTCTTTTACTTTGTGCAATACACTAGctctgttttatgtatttatataattcatacatttttgctttatatactttatatacttATTAAATCAGTTTCATTAAATGTGACAATGGACCAATTGAGAAACAGTGGTTGCATGCATGCACCAGACATGACACTCACAGCAAGAGCCTTGACATGCAGATACTGTAAACACTCATCTTGCACTTGCCCTACAATTATGTAGCTAACCAGTTTTATCAGAACGTTTGATTTCCTAATCTTAGATTACACCAAACAGAGATGACTAAGAGCATTCAGGGAAAGTATTCCTCTAGTCTATCCTCTTCTGCACAAACTTTAATCTGCATTATATTACAGACAAGTAATATAACAGTCCATAGCAATAAAATACACAGTTGTTACCTTCTGGAAAATATGGCACAAAAGGGGAATATCTCTTAAAAAGTGGTCATGATCAGTCAGAGcattttaataactttttatACCTATGAGTGAAAAAATGGCAAAGCAAGGAGTTAAGAGCTGAGCTGTACTGGGCTATGTGCACCTAAGATTCACTGATGCATGTGGGATGTGTTCGTAGAAGAGCTACTGTTGCTCAATTTGCTACAACCCCAAAAAGCCCAAAGTTTCACCCCGGATGAATCAACCCTCCTGAatcaaccctccccatttacctgggcttggctCATTTGGAAACACATCCATCCATTTGGTAACAtccatccccagtggctggctacacaaattcacaaatttCTATGGAAGCTAGAAAGGATGTATGGATTATGGGTGAACATGGCAACAATTGTTAAGATGCATATAAATCAGACCCCAAGTGTACGATTTCAAGCATATCCAGTTGAATTTAATTTAGTCTGAAACAATTACATCCCACAGGAGGGTAGTACAAAATCTGTACTAAGTAATATGTTCTTATGATAAACCCTTCTGTGGgattaatgtaataaaacagtCCAGATTTgtttaatgcttttaaaaagaaaatgttccaaaaaaattccaatgtTTTCCCACACAGGCTGTATGTCTGCCAATCTGCCAGGTGGGTTATGAAGCTGTCCTGGTATGGACAGGACTAAGAGGTAAACTCCCCAGCCAGTGGTTTTGATTTATAAAACATATGCCAAAGAATCCATTAACATCTGTGTTATCTAATGCAAAACACGTCCTGTCAAAAGAGGAGAAGTAAACACTAAAACACAAGAGAGGGAGGCAGTGGGCGAgcgtgcatgcttgtgtgtgtgtgtgtgtgtgtgtgaaagagagagggtgGAAAATAAAGAGAGGTATTTCCTTtacaaaacacagcacagaatgGCCCCATGAGCCATAAAGCAGCAGCCTTTCTGGTGGTTTTCCGGCATTGCAGTGAGTCACCTTAACATTAGAAAGTAAAGCCCAGTCTGCAGATA contains:
- the ptges gene encoding prostaglandin E synthase, with translation MLASGPFGCLVFYGALLVVKMYALAIVTGQVRLRKKAFANPEDALRHGGLQYHREDPYVERCLRAHRNDMENIYPFLFLGAAYCLIEPSLTVARWHFLVFFLGRVMHTVAYLFALKAPTRSLSYIIAQIPCFSMLVQIIVAVASYA